One Vallitalea pronyensis genomic region harbors:
- a CDS encoding 5'-nucleotidase C-terminal domain-containing protein, whose amino-acid sequence MKKNIISLILGLVLATQLLTFSTKASSTKEYIIQPGDVLWKIGHEHNTTWQVLAKLNQLKNPNLIYAGDTLLIPTSTPTSSSTHKAISLRIMHTNDHHSHLESSTYDLSFDGIPTRLNIGGFSNLATIIDENRHKNTIVLNSGELNGTLYFSLFKGEVDFKVFNKLGIDAYALGNHEFDEGDGRLAELIKIANFPIVSSNVQPTSKSPLYAVKDSVKPYVIKEIDGEKIGIIGILKAEKTKNSSLASDDLTFSDEIETARQYVAELEKQGVNKIILLSHVGYYNDFLFAEHVPGIDIIVGGDSHSLLGDTDALGEVGLAQKYHGQTGPLPGYSHGDYEKNQSIGEYPTVVQDPNGDPVYIVTAWEYAHAVGMLDVDFDKAGKIISIDGNVIIPVSGPYLQKDDEGKRVEVSADVKANIENMIKKSPILTFAKPSRTVESIIAPYRDEMKASLETVIGHISTNMSAERIPTPFASGETPTGSMAAYVVAEAFATANPRIDVAIQNVGGVRSEFFEGQFTVSQAITTLPFSNTVVMMDMTGEEIANVLNQSAHYALNTGSTGAFPAAANLRYDVFLSEEEGKNIQNIEVINKDGVWSTIDPNKTYTVSTNSFTALGKDNYLEFAKVRETEAGNFENTYINYYVPLKEYIEGLPNKTLPPVNPEGYCLKSVTK is encoded by the coding sequence ATGAAAAAAAACATCATTAGTCTTATTTTAGGACTGGTATTAGCGACACAACTATTAACTTTTAGTACAAAAGCATCAAGTACAAAGGAATACATCATTCAACCTGGTGATGTGCTATGGAAAATTGGTCATGAACATAACACCACATGGCAAGTACTTGCAAAGTTAAATCAACTAAAAAATCCAAATTTAATTTATGCAGGTGATACATTGTTAATTCCCACATCTACACCAACCTCATCCTCTACGCATAAAGCAATTTCCTTACGTATTATGCACACCAATGATCATCATAGCCATCTGGAAAGCTCTACATATGATTTATCATTTGATGGCATACCTACCCGATTAAATATTGGCGGGTTCTCTAATCTTGCAACAATTATCGATGAGAATCGTCATAAAAACACCATCGTTTTAAATAGTGGCGAATTAAATGGTACACTTTATTTTTCCTTGTTCAAAGGAGAAGTTGATTTCAAAGTGTTTAATAAACTTGGTATCGATGCTTACGCTCTTGGAAATCATGAGTTTGATGAAGGCGATGGTCGATTAGCTGAGCTGATTAAAATAGCTAATTTCCCTATTGTATCCTCCAATGTTCAACCAACATCAAAAAGTCCCTTATATGCTGTAAAAGACAGTGTTAAACCTTACGTTATTAAAGAAATTGATGGTGAAAAAATAGGGATTATCGGTATTTTAAAAGCTGAAAAAACGAAAAACTCTTCTTTAGCATCTGATGACCTCACCTTTTCAGATGAAATCGAAACAGCTCGTCAATATGTAGCTGAGTTGGAAAAACAAGGTGTCAATAAGATTATTTTGTTAAGCCACGTAGGCTATTACAATGATTTCTTGTTTGCAGAACATGTACCAGGTATTGACATCATTGTTGGTGGAGATTCCCATAGTTTACTTGGGGATACAGATGCATTAGGAGAAGTAGGTCTTGCTCAAAAATACCATGGACAAACCGGTCCACTTCCAGGATATAGCCATGGTGATTACGAAAAAAATCAAAGTATAGGTGAATACCCAACTGTTGTACAAGATCCTAATGGCGACCCTGTATATATCGTGACAGCATGGGAGTATGCACATGCTGTGGGTATGCTTGATGTTGACTTTGATAAAGCGGGAAAAATAATATCCATTGACGGCAATGTTATCATTCCTGTTTCCGGCCCATACTTACAGAAAGATGATGAAGGAAAACGCGTAGAAGTTAGTGCTGATGTAAAGGCAAACATTGAAAATATGATTAAAAAATCTCCAATCCTTACTTTTGCAAAACCATCTCGTACAGTTGAAAGTATCATTGCTCCTTATCGTGACGAGATGAAAGCTTCATTGGAAACTGTCATTGGTCATATTTCAACCAATATGAGTGCAGAAAGAATTCCTACACCATTCGCTAGTGGTGAGACACCTACAGGCAGTATGGCTGCTTATGTGGTTGCTGAAGCATTTGCTACGGCTAATCCAAGAATCGATGTAGCCATTCAGAATGTAGGTGGTGTAAGAAGTGAGTTCTTTGAAGGTCAATTTACCGTAAGCCAAGCGATAACCACTCTACCTTTTTCCAATACAGTTGTCATGATGGATATGACTGGCGAAGAAATAGCCAATGTCTTGAACCAATCTGCACATTATGCTCTAAACACTGGATCAACAGGCGCATTCCCTGCTGCAGCCAATCTCCGTTATGATGTATTCCTAAGTGAAGAAGAAGGTAAAAACATTCAGAATATCGAAGTTATAAACAAAGATGGCGTATGGTCAACCATTGACCCTAATAAAACTTATACAGTATCTACCAATAGTTTTACGGCTTTAGGCAAAGATAATTACCTGGAATTTGCAAAAGTACGTGAAACAGAAGCAGGTAATTTTGAAAACACGTATATTAATTATTATGTACCATTAAAAGAGTATATTGAAGGTTTACCAAATAAAACGTTGCCACCGGTTAATCCTGAGGGTTATTGTTTAAAATCGGTGACTAAGTAG
- a CDS encoding M64 family metallopeptidase — MYINYEKNSKKGKLGIFRSIMLSLFLFLFFCSYSVNAVEVPDKAPTLVSSEITSNTEDGTLFIDLTVEKDDSSLGYSISLDDVLVRQVEIKDEFQASTDPAHGKFKCTILDSNKQPLKSMNIINPLDYWEYPDTTIILRKKEADIFDRTAISLKTRNSKNIKYLLIETLDQDGTLTDIGLFDLQSVSRSSSALSKATQFDVEKILYNGPDSQKVVYTVLGDGYTAYEQDKFIEDVNHIIDKMFLDEPYSQYKSSFNVYAIKVISNVSGASMDPNNLIDNYFGSTFWYAGMERLLVPTRSSRVYEVARNHVPDYNQLIVLVNSSKYGGSGGTISTCSTNSQSSELNLHELGHSFAGLSDEYWAGSQYARENINMTRDNNPATVRWKQFLYQDGIGIYEHDSPGWYRPHQNCKMRYLDSPFCLVCKKAHVDKINSLTGGNNGTNAPAVPTGLQAINVGNTYFTADWDDMANATNYDVLLWNEQANQWDNKGSTTVSQLQLTGLNAGETQYVCVRATNSHGKSEYCSYITVKLENNPSTPPAVPTGLKAIGIGSTYFTADWDDMANATSYDVLLWNEAANQWDHKGSPTVSHLQLTGLNAGETQYVSVRAKNSHGKSDYSSYITVTLN; from the coding sequence ATGTACATAAACTATGAGAAAAACTCAAAAAAAGGTAAACTGGGCATTTTTAGGAGTATTATGCTCTCATTATTCTTGTTTTTATTTTTCTGTAGCTACTCTGTTAATGCAGTTGAAGTACCTGACAAGGCCCCAACACTTGTAAGTAGTGAAATCACTTCAAATACCGAGGATGGTACGCTATTTATTGATCTTACGGTGGAAAAAGATGATTCCTCTCTAGGCTACTCCATTTCATTAGATGATGTACTAGTGAGACAAGTTGAAATCAAAGATGAATTTCAAGCTAGTACAGATCCTGCACATGGAAAATTTAAGTGTACAATTCTTGACTCCAATAAACAACCGTTAAAAAGTATGAATATTATCAACCCTCTTGATTATTGGGAATATCCCGATACAACTATAATTTTAAGAAAAAAAGAGGCAGATATATTTGATCGTACTGCAATCAGTCTTAAAACCAGGAACAGTAAAAATATCAAGTATTTATTAATTGAAACACTGGATCAAGATGGCACATTAACTGATATTGGTTTGTTTGACTTACAATCTGTCTCTAGAAGCTCCAGTGCCTTAAGTAAAGCTACCCAATTTGATGTAGAAAAAATACTCTATAATGGACCAGACAGTCAAAAGGTTGTTTATACAGTCCTTGGTGATGGCTATACTGCCTACGAACAGGACAAGTTCATAGAGGATGTTAATCACATTATCGATAAAATGTTTCTGGATGAACCTTATTCACAATACAAATCGTCTTTTAATGTCTATGCCATAAAAGTTATCTCCAATGTTTCCGGTGCTTCAATGGACCCAAACAACTTAATCGATAACTACTTTGGTAGTACTTTTTGGTATGCTGGCATGGAAAGACTGCTGGTTCCAACTAGATCTTCAAGAGTATATGAAGTTGCTCGAAATCATGTACCAGATTATAATCAGCTAATCGTTCTGGTTAATTCTTCAAAATATGGGGGATCAGGGGGCACAATTTCTACCTGTTCAACCAATAGCCAAAGTTCTGAGCTTAACCTGCATGAACTGGGTCACTCATTTGCTGGCCTTTCTGACGAATACTGGGCAGGAAGTCAGTACGCCCGTGAAAACATTAATATGACAAGAGACAATAATCCTGCCACAGTCAGATGGAAACAATTTTTATATCAAGATGGCATTGGTATTTATGAACATGATTCTCCAGGCTGGTATAGACCTCATCAAAATTGTAAAATGAGGTATCTAGATAGTCCCTTTTGTCTTGTTTGTAAAAAAGCTCATGTGGATAAAATTAATTCTCTTACTGGTGGCAATAATGGCACAAACGCTCCAGCAGTACCCACAGGCTTACAAGCTATAAATGTGGGCAACACTTATTTTACTGCTGATTGGGATGATATGGCAAATGCAACCAATTACGATGTATTACTCTGGAATGAACAGGCAAATCAATGGGATAACAAAGGTTCAACAACTGTAAGTCAGCTTCAACTTACTGGATTAAATGCAGGTGAAACCCAATATGTATGTGTACGAGCAACAAATTCTCATGGAAAGAGTGAGTACTGCTCATACATCACTGTAAAATTAGAAAATAATCCAAGTACTCCTCCGGCAGTGCCAACAGGCTTAAAAGCTATAGGTATCGGTAGCACCTATTTTACTGCTGATTGGGATGATATGGCTAATGCAACCAGTTATGATGTATTACTCTGGAATGAGGCAGCAAATCAATGGGATCATAAAGGATCACCAACCGTAAGTCATCTTCAACTTACAGGGTTAAATGCAGGTGAAACCCAATATGTTTCTGTTCGAGCAAAAAATTCTCATGGGAAGAGTGATTATTCTTCGTACATTACTGTCACATTAAACTAA
- the rsgA gene encoding ribosome small subunit-dependent GTPase A has protein sequence MIDLKEYGFINTMISEDVRGIPARVTAVHKERYELICIYGQTYGKLKASIYYNQQQESFPTTGDFVIIQYNESGDSLIIKTLERKSKFSRNNFSGHAAEYVKTVKEQVVASNFDYVFIMASLNQDFNLKRIERYLTLAWQSGGSPVVILTKSDLVDDYSEQIRAVEKIAPGIGIFAVSAKTGHGIESLSDYLKPGKTIVLLGSSGIGKSSLVNALAGEVLMAIKEIREDDSRGRHTTTHRQLIKLPSGTMVIDTPGMRELGMWDVNVGLNEAFTDVESYFGKCKFSDCRHKSEPGCAIKQAIENGELSQERWNSYLQIKSEAQFVDNRSRYLREKDARNKSIAMWKKRNRKG, from the coding sequence ATGATCGATTTAAAAGAGTATGGATTTATTAACACGATGATTTCAGAAGATGTAAGGGGTATCCCTGCACGTGTGACAGCAGTACACAAAGAACGCTATGAACTTATATGTATATATGGGCAAACATACGGAAAATTAAAAGCAAGCATATACTATAACCAGCAACAAGAATCTTTTCCTACAACAGGTGATTTTGTAATCATTCAATATAATGAGAGTGGTGACAGCCTCATCATAAAAACCCTAGAGAGAAAATCAAAGTTTTCACGTAATAATTTTTCAGGGCATGCAGCCGAATATGTTAAAACAGTGAAAGAACAGGTGGTTGCTTCCAATTTTGATTATGTCTTTATAATGGCATCGCTAAACCAAGATTTCAACCTTAAGCGCATTGAGCGTTATCTTACACTTGCATGGCAAAGCGGGGGTAGTCCTGTGGTCATCCTAACTAAATCGGACTTAGTGGATGATTACAGTGAACAAATACGAGCTGTTGAAAAGATAGCACCCGGCATCGGTATTTTTGCAGTGAGTGCTAAGACCGGTCATGGCATAGAGTCGCTTTCTGACTACTTAAAACCAGGCAAAACAATTGTTTTACTTGGTTCCAGTGGTATTGGAAAATCAAGTCTTGTCAATGCACTTGCTGGAGAAGTGTTAATGGCAATCAAAGAAATTCGTGAGGATGATAGCCGAGGGCGTCACACAACAACCCATCGACAGCTTATTAAGCTGCCAAGTGGAACAATGGTCATAGATACGCCAGGCATGCGTGAACTTGGTATGTGGGATGTAAACGTTGGTTTAAATGAAGCATTTACCGATGTGGAGAGTTACTTTGGAAAATGTAAATTCTCAGATTGTAGGCATAAAAGTGAGCCAGGATGTGCCATTAAACAAGCTATTGAGAATGGAGAACTTTCACAAGAACGCTGGAACAGCTATTTGCAAATTAAATCAGAAGCACAGTTTGTGGATAACAGGTCAAGGTATTTACGTGAAAAGGATGCCCGAAATAAATCCATAGCCATGTGGAAGAAGAGAAATAGAAAAGGTTAA
- a CDS encoding AraC family transcriptional regulator translates to MDWLTRMNHALEYIEENLTEEIDKQHIAKLACCSEFHFYRLFSFIAGISLGEYIRHRRLTKAAFEVQNSSIKILDLALKYGYESPEAFTRAFQKLHGVTPTLARNEGVALKAYPKITFHISIKGDEAMDYRIESKEGFTVYGIEEFFSTENGENLKEVPRFWEKVYDDGRYDSLIKSTNTASSKGLSLINSICDYRKTENNLFPYMLFAFMTDKSNTSGYKTVDVPASTWAIFKSKDHSSEETSIVIQDLIKRVYTEWLPTANYDKVDGYELEMYYEDLSTGKHHCETWIRVAQK, encoded by the coding sequence ATGGATTGGCTTACTAGAATGAACCATGCACTTGAATATATTGAGGAAAATTTAACAGAGGAAATTGACAAACAGCATATTGCAAAACTTGCATGTTGTTCCGAATTTCATTTTTATCGTTTATTTTCTTTTATAGCAGGAATTTCATTAGGTGAATATATTAGACACAGACGATTAACGAAAGCTGCTTTTGAAGTTCAAAATAGTAGCATTAAAATATTAGACCTAGCTCTGAAATATGGTTACGAATCACCAGAAGCATTTACACGTGCATTTCAAAAACTACATGGTGTCACACCAACATTAGCGCGCAATGAAGGTGTAGCACTCAAAGCCTATCCTAAAATTACCTTTCATATTTCAATAAAAGGAGATGAAGCAATGGATTATCGTATTGAGAGTAAAGAAGGTTTCACCGTTTATGGAATTGAAGAATTTTTCTCAACTGAAAACGGAGAAAATTTAAAAGAGGTACCACGATTTTGGGAAAAAGTATATGATGATGGAAGATATGATAGCCTTATAAAGTCTACAAATACTGCATCTAGTAAGGGGTTATCTCTTATTAATTCAATTTGTGATTACAGAAAAACAGAAAATAACTTATTCCCTTATATGCTTTTTGCATTTATGACTGATAAAAGTAACACGTCAGGTTATAAAACAGTTGATGTGCCTGCATCTACATGGGCAATTTTTAAATCAAAAGACCATTCCAGTGAAGAAACATCTATTGTCATTCAAGATTTAATTAAGCGAGTCTATACAGAGTGGCTTCCAACTGCAAATTATGATAAAGTTGATGGTTATGAACTGGAAATGTATTATGAGGATTTATCGACAGGTAAGCATCACTGTGAAACTTGGATTAGAGTTGCACAAAAATAA
- a CDS encoding nitroreductase family protein, producing the protein MMKKYEEMVFKALYERRSTRSFIEDRPVEKEKIIKLLQAAMAAPSACNIQPWEFIVVREKETIQRIKDSIEKYGNYNAPLMIVVCGYTEFIPWEGHHWIMDCSAAIENMLLAAVPLGLGSVWIGGSDAGAIRNILDIPEDVNPMGIVYFGYPARQQEPRTQYRQQAIHWDKYDKEREHRPVPGNIFGQK; encoded by the coding sequence ATGATGAAAAAATATGAAGAAATGGTATTCAAGGCTTTATATGAACGTAGGAGTACACGTTCCTTTATAGAAGACAGACCAGTGGAAAAGGAAAAAATCATAAAGCTGTTACAAGCAGCTATGGCTGCACCTTCTGCATGCAATATACAACCATGGGAGTTTATCGTTGTCAGGGAAAAGGAAACCATACAGCGTATTAAAGACAGCATTGAAAAATATGGTAATTACAATGCTCCTTTAATGATTGTCGTATGCGGTTATACAGAATTCATTCCTTGGGAAGGTCATCACTGGATTATGGACTGTAGTGCAGCAATAGAAAATATGTTGTTAGCTGCTGTACCATTAGGATTAGGCTCCGTATGGATTGGCGGTTCAGATGCGGGTGCAATTCGCAATATACTGGATATACCAGAGGATGTTAACCCAATGGGGATTGTATATTTTGGTTATCCAGCCAGACAGCAAGAACCAAGGACACAATATCGCCAACAAGCCATTCACTGGGATAAATATGATAAAGAAAGGGAACACAGACCTGTACCAGGGAATATTTTTGGACAGAAATAA
- a CDS encoding FAD-binding oxidoreductase, which translates to MKRKTELTGTVVYPNDPAYEQARKNWNPFTDTFPIVFVFTHQTKDVINAVRWARENKVPIRIRSGRHALAKDFSQTHGGIVIDLGLMRGVKVNKVNGTAIVQPGIRVGDLVRKLAAQGILAPFGDSSSVGIGGISTGGGITVVQRTTGLISDNIMAATLVDANGKVIYADEYDNEDLLWAIRGGGGGNFGIITSYKFKVRQAPFKVGIYQVIWPWEQLEEVIDGWQQWAPYVDDRLGSVLEAFSRMNGVLRSQGVFLGPKEELEDLISPLTGVGTPIKVMVKEVSLLEAIDFWIPNEPLSIDQNTTFSSTWLEQDLPEEGLKTVRRFLERTTGTSNFFLLNSGGAMNSVPPNKTAFYWRNTRYYMEWNTKWTCPDETQRNLKLMDKTRIALQPYTIGSYVNVPDLAIRDYGQEYYGKNFNRLRKIKAKYDPDNVFNFIQSIPPASSCKW; encoded by the coding sequence ATGAAACGGAAGACAGAATTAACAGGTACGGTGGTATATCCAAACGATCCAGCGTATGAGCAAGCCCGGAAGAATTGGAACCCCTTTACTGATACATTTCCCATTGTTTTTGTGTTTACACATCAGACAAAAGATGTGATTAATGCTGTTAGATGGGCACGTGAAAACAAAGTGCCTATTCGTATACGTAGCGGCAGGCATGCTTTAGCTAAAGATTTCTCTCAAACACATGGCGGCATTGTAATAGACCTTGGTCTTATGCGAGGTGTGAAAGTGAATAAAGTTAATGGAACGGCCATTGTCCAACCAGGTATACGTGTAGGTGATCTTGTTAGAAAACTTGCTGCACAAGGTATACTAGCACCATTTGGTGATAGTTCTTCAGTTGGCATTGGCGGTATTAGTACGGGTGGGGGTATTACAGTCGTTCAACGTACCACAGGATTAATATCGGATAATATTATGGCTGCAACCTTAGTGGATGCCAATGGGAAGGTTATCTATGCTGATGAATACGATAATGAAGACTTGCTCTGGGCTATTCGTGGTGGTGGTGGCGGTAATTTTGGTATTATTACATCCTATAAGTTTAAAGTACGTCAAGCTCCTTTTAAAGTTGGAATTTATCAAGTAATATGGCCTTGGGAACAATTAGAAGAGGTCATAGATGGGTGGCAACAATGGGCGCCTTATGTGGATGACCGATTAGGGTCAGTTCTTGAAGCATTTTCAAGGATGAATGGTGTCCTTCGTTCACAAGGAGTTTTTCTTGGTCCTAAAGAAGAGCTTGAAGATTTAATTTCCCCTCTAACAGGGGTTGGAACACCCATAAAAGTCATGGTAAAAGAGGTTTCACTTCTAGAAGCCATTGATTTCTGGATACCCAATGAACCCTTATCCATTGACCAAAATACCACTTTTTCTTCTACTTGGCTGGAACAAGATTTGCCAGAAGAGGGACTTAAAACGGTTCGACGTTTCTTAGAAAGAACAACAGGTACTTCTAACTTTTTCCTTCTTAATTCAGGTGGTGCCATGAATAGTGTACCCCCTAATAAAACAGCTTTTTACTGGCGTAATACAAGATACTATATGGAGTGGAACACAAAGTGGACTTGTCCTGATGAGACCCAAAGGAATCTTAAATTAATGGATAAGACCCGTATTGCCCTTCAGCCGTATACCATAGGGTCTTATGTTAATGTCCCTGATCTAGCCATTCGTGATTACGGTCAAGAATATTATGGCAAGAACTTCAATCGGCTTAGAAAGATAAAAGCCAAGTATGACCCGGATAATGTATTTAATTTTATACAAAGTATTCCACCAGCATCAAGTTGTAAATGGTAG
- a CDS encoding alpha/beta hydrolase, producing MPLMKKKIHKRLSIIFLILLLAVIIGGVVLKTQTYSSMDEAKAIMKQENVLVDGNIIVINPEGEVKGNVVFYQGGLVETESYAVFGQQLAEKGLRVFMYKMPFNLAILNVGAFDRIYEQYQDDKDWYLGGHSLGGASASMYIKKSTKDIKGLFFLGAYPSDSSDLSDRKLKVLSIRAENDLVVNLDKYEKAKDLLPTQTQYITIPGNHSNFGYYGFQKGDGESSITREEQHKLVVDAIVEMIGKSNF from the coding sequence ATGCCATTGATGAAAAAGAAAATACATAAACGATTAAGCATCATTTTTTTAATTCTTTTACTTGCAGTGATTATTGGTGGTGTGGTATTAAAAACCCAAACCTATTCAAGCATGGATGAAGCCAAAGCAATCATGAAACAAGAAAACGTCTTGGTAGATGGAAACATAATCGTCATTAACCCAGAAGGCGAAGTGAAGGGGAATGTGGTTTTTTATCAAGGAGGTTTAGTCGAGACAGAATCATATGCCGTTTTTGGACAGCAATTAGCTGAAAAAGGTTTGCGTGTATTTATGTATAAGATGCCGTTTAATCTAGCCATATTAAATGTCGGTGCATTTGACCGTATTTACGAGCAATATCAAGATGATAAAGATTGGTATCTAGGGGGGCATTCTCTTGGAGGAGCCAGTGCTTCTATGTATATCAAGAAATCAACCAAAGATATAAAAGGTCTTTTTTTCTTAGGTGCTTATCCTAGTGATTCAAGTGATTTATCAGACCGAAAACTAAAGGTTCTATCCATTCGAGCGGAAAATGATTTGGTCGTGAATTTGGATAAATACGAGAAAGCGAAGGATTTATTACCGACGCAAACCCAATATATTACTATACCAGGAAACCATTCGAACTTTGGTTATTATGGTTTTCAAAAAGGAGATGGTGAAAGTTCGATAACACGGGAAGAACAGCATAAGCTGGTTGTGGATGCTATTGTGGAAATGATAGGAAAGTCCAACTTTTAA
- a CDS encoding DUF4340 domain-containing protein, which produces MKEVKGLIGLGIVTVVLLSGYLLYGVMSRENEETKFTHSIEAIQHAESVHDFSIDTINTVILQHGHEALHMKKEERWKVQGIHPDKINNRVLQQLLDGMIGLRAEKQIDTYDNLEDYGFSNPPITIHFSLENDIQQTTYVGQLTMDGRHYYVKQASEKSIFLVAAPSIDELFALKSKVMLSNIPHMDANNITSIKIEKNHGHPIHIQMNPVIDEDKASFGIGVFSIIDYYEQPRDVDFDAFDRLRDKVMDINKCEYYSHGEDNDMNDRLSEPPLTLTIRVEHGEEDIVLYISKNENTGLTYIKRKGYPDIYGLNTFDMAYFLGLTHYDLMNKYLKIVYIDQVNHICIKTPDKTYGFDIDTTNNQYRLEQAGKRNVIVEEKTFKNLYQQLIGITVDAEISDEETIDAKEVFSIEYDMFDGESIRLGFEAYDDLYYRYREGHIQLICSTKQFEKILWTMENMLKD; this is translated from the coding sequence GTGAAAGAAGTAAAAGGATTAATAGGATTAGGGATTGTTACAGTGGTGCTCTTAAGTGGTTATCTCCTGTATGGCGTTATGAGTAGAGAAAATGAGGAAACTAAGTTCACACACTCAATAGAAGCTATACAGCATGCAGAATCGGTACATGATTTTTCAATAGATACCATCAATACGGTAATCTTACAACATGGTCATGAAGCATTACATATGAAAAAAGAAGAGCGTTGGAAGGTACAAGGAATTCATCCCGATAAAATCAATAATAGAGTTCTACAGCAACTACTAGATGGGATGATAGGATTAAGAGCAGAGAAGCAAATAGATACGTATGATAACTTAGAGGATTATGGTTTTAGTAACCCGCCCATAACCATTCATTTTTCATTAGAAAATGACATACAACAGACAACATATGTTGGTCAACTAACCATGGATGGCCGTCATTATTATGTAAAACAAGCCAGTGAAAAAAGTATTTTTTTAGTGGCAGCCCCTTCTATTGATGAACTATTTGCTTTAAAAAGTAAAGTAATGTTATCAAACATACCGCATATGGATGCCAACAACATCACATCCATTAAAATAGAAAAGAACCATGGCCACCCCATTCATATTCAGATGAACCCTGTTATTGATGAAGATAAGGCATCTTTTGGAATAGGTGTTTTTAGCATCATAGATTATTATGAACAGCCAAGAGATGTGGATTTTGATGCCTTTGATAGGCTGAGAGATAAGGTCATGGACATTAACAAATGCGAATACTATAGTCATGGTGAAGATAATGACATGAATGATAGACTCAGTGAACCTCCATTAACACTTACAATTAGGGTGGAACATGGGGAAGAAGATATAGTTTTGTATATAAGCAAGAATGAAAATACGGGTCTGACTTATATTAAGCGAAAAGGGTATCCAGACATCTATGGTCTTAACACCTTTGATATGGCATACTTTTTAGGGTTGACACATTATGACCTGATGAATAAATACCTGAAGATTGTATACATTGATCAAGTAAACCATATATGTATCAAGACACCAGACAAAACGTATGGATTTGATATAGATACAACCAATAATCAGTATAGGTTAGAACAAGCAGGTAAACGAAATGTAATCGTGGAAGAGAAAACCTTCAAAAACCTATACCAACAATTAATTGGTATAACAGTGGATGCGGAGATATCAGATGAAGAAACTATAGATGCAAAAGAGGTTTTTTCTATTGAATATGACATGTTTGATGGTGAAAGCATACGCTTAGGGTTTGAAGCCTATGACGACTTATATTATCGTTACCGAGAAGGCCATATTCAATTGATTTGTTCTACTAAACAATTTGAAAAAATCTTATGGACGATGGAGAACATGTTAAAAGACTAA